A genomic region of Seriola aureovittata isolate HTS-2021-v1 ecotype China chromosome 21, ASM2101889v1, whole genome shotgun sequence contains the following coding sequences:
- the LOC130162809 gene encoding stonustoxin subunit beta-like, giving the protein MPGLKIGVIKQGSKKVKDGNTEKTPAYEPNIPEPKCRADLIKHWLNISLDDKTANKMLWITEGGVKVARMTDDITCPVLDRPERYEYAPQVLCNEGILGFRGYWEVEFSGWVVVGVAYERAGRRNSDGSCGLGENEESWGLGWSGSSYYAWHKGDSVEIKEIPQCSTIGVYLDQPAGILNFYAVEEVKDGEEGAGGKEVKLLQQVRSSFKEKMIPGFWMGTQSNCLIVKKEETVSTSQ; this is encoded by the exons ATGCCAGGCTTGAAAATAGGTGTCATTAAGCAGGGTT caaaaaaagtcaaagacgGAAACACGG AGAAGACCCCAGCCTACGAGCCAAATATACCTGAACCCAAATGCAGAGCTGATCTAATCAAAC ACTGGCTCAACATTTCCCTGGATGACAAGACAGCCAATAAGATGCTGTGGATCACAGAGGGCGGAGTAAAAGTGGCCCGTatgactgatgacatcacttgTCCTGTCTTGGATAGACCAGAGAGATATGAGTATGCTCCACAG GTCCTCTGCAATGAAGGCATCCTGGGCTTCCGAGGCTACTGGGAGGTGGAGTTTTCAGGATGGGTTGTAGTCGGAGTCGCGTACGAAAGAGCAGGAAGGAGGAACAGTGACGGATCCTGTGGCCTGGGAGAGAACGAGGAGTCCTGGGGTCTCGGCTGGAGTGGTTCCAGCTATTACGCCTGGCACAAAGGCGACAGTGTAGAGATCAAGGAGATCCCTCAGTGCTCTACAATTGGTGTATACCTTGACCAGCCTGCTGGTATCCTTAATTTCTATGCtgtggaggaagtgaaggatggagaggagggtgCAGGAGGGAAGGAAGTTAAACTTTTGCAGCAAGTTAGGAGCTCCTTTAAGGAGAAAATGATACCAGGTTTCTGGATGGGGACACAGTCTAACTGTTTGATTGTAAAGAAAGAGGAAACCGTATCTACAAGTCAGTGA